The genomic interval aaaatttgataaTCGATAACTTTATGGAAGCTGAAAAATTGAACTGAtgtttttctctccaattttctacctcttttcactcttctttaatttaaaatatctcaattctttcattttttttaattttagaaaagtaaatcaaatattttatcacaatatctccaatatctccaaaatctccatggattctatcaaattaataaatcaattaacttctcaaattttcaaaaaccaaaattaaagggcataaaatctatcaatttgatacaaattaaatccttccaaatatttaaaccaatttaaaaccacataaaattaattatctactcaattattttaagttggctctaaaatccaaaaactaaaggaaattaaagcccaacaatttaagataattGATCCCGATTTATCCGGAACTCGGAATGTTATACTCTAGGTGAACAAGGTGCCCATCCCTCTCTTGGCCTAcaaggggtaaaatggtaatttaacccTCTGTAACTACAAGTAAttcgtgaagggttgacttactagtaatagttatatccatggacacaaaaatattctaaccgcggttaatgaatgttgtttaatttaattcaagagtttaattaatttaatctcttatcattggagcttctaatctatgaGTCTATTAGGTCCTCTTGCTAGCTCATCAAGGATAAAACTAGcctcaaatagttttggaataatttgaattgttcaaattaaatgagaaaatgtaaataattgtataagatgcaatttatataatgtatatggataaattataatataaaactaattttgaatgaaattcaaaattaaactcatgagattcctataaaaactaaaagttaaaattaatatgaattagattcatattaaaactatagtaaTTTATAAGAGAtgtttatttgaatatgattcaaataagaatttatttaaatatgagatatttatatatatatttaatatttagttaattaaataattagtttttcttaattaaattaaatgatatttaatttgctttttttgaaaaattagttaaCTCCACATTGCTTTGGGGCTGCGTCGTGGCGCTACAACCCTTTGCAGCGGATGGCACTATGTGTTGCAGAACCGAGCAGAGTGCCATAGCGCTTTGCTCAATGCTCCAGCACAAAAGCTCATCTCTGCTTCTAATTTTTGCCTGTTTGCTTCAGATTAGGTCCCCTTCTTTAGCAACTCTTGCCAAAATACTAAGATCTAGACTTGTAGACTTGATTACTTAATTAAATGTCCAAAAGCAACGCCTTATATGATTGAATCAAGTAAAAATAGTAATCTAAAGTgctaaatttgagaaaatctaTTTCACAAATCACATTCATAATGCAGAAAATAatccacattttttttctaagttttcATTACCAAAAGGAAAAACAGAGATGatttgactctgataccaatggaAGAAATCGAATTCCTGTGCAGAAGTACGTGAACGCATGTGTCAATAAAattcattttggaaaaatacGAAAAATGGAGAAATAAACTAAATAGGATAAATATTCTAATAAACATCATGCTTTATAGGGGAAGAAGAGACATTgtccttgaagactttcttcaacaATTCCTTCTCCACAATCGCACGAACGCTCACGTACACTACCACTTGgacttccttactattctccaGCAAGAATCAAAATTGTGGGACTCTTCTTTGAAGGGAAGAGAAAtttgtgagagagagagaatttagcaaagtgatttttcttttcaaagaaCACACTGAGAATCAACTCAATCAACCCTTTATGAAAAAATTCCCTTTAACATGAGAGATATGGACTCCCCTCCACTAAAACGTAGAATAATTCACAAGggagttattttaattttcttttaatttaaaattatattaaatcaaatttcatatataattaaattaataatattaattaattaataattgagtatcatatatttaatttaatttgaatcatattcacataacATCCtctcatataatctatagttttaatatgaatctcattcatattattttaatctatagttttatatgaatttcattcatataaattatatttaaatcttattcaaatatctatCTCTCTCgtaaaacctatagttttatgaatctcatttatattaattttaacctatagttttatatgagtctcattaatataaactatacttggatcttattcaaatatttctctctcatataataaagtatactttttttaatttcatgcaaaattaactttatattttaatgtataTACGTTATATTAATAGgagctttttaaatataaaaaatatttaaaaatatttacattttatagtaaaaagtttcaaaagtacaaaacacttttgaaactttttgctataaaatataaatattttttgaatgtttatatttataagaatttctctatattaattgtatctcacataattaatttcctaatttaatttgaagaattcaaaataatctaaaattaaattattcttGTTTCATCCTTAGTAAACTGGCAATGGGCCTgatggacctacatattagaagctctaatgatacgagattaattaattaaactcttaaattaaattaatcaagatTCATTAACTGCAAGTTACTCCACCAAAAACTCAAAGTTGTACTCTTcacactgtaaatatatttatgtgtccacggatataaccaatcaacaataagtcaacccttcatgaATCACTTGtaactacaactgggtcaaattagtactgttttacccttgtaattatatctaactccttaagtactatcaCTCtgtctaatgaataattagtttataatccaactataaattAAATCTCTCTCTTGCCAGTGAGATggtgaggcctcattgttcaagactcagaatcagcaTTTAATGGaataagtgaatttcatcttgtttaGCTACGTTCCCAACTCTCTACTTGGATAAATTTCCAAAATGGTtagcatattgagtcggcgatattggtcactctcactcatatagatcaaagaactgtcctcatagacaggagttcataactcactcaagattgatgttgagtcacctatggtcatcctatgaattgttaatctcttcaattagtAGAATTATAAAGAAAGATTAATCaattcgtggtccgatcttatataaactctttgtataggataccctcactcgcatatctccacattaacgatcaggatcacatcatttataatactttataactcttatagcaattacaaagtgagtcgtattcataatgttaccagaataaggcacctaatcttatccatatactatagactatttaagttattacttaaacatgatccacttgtgtgtctccacatacatgttcaagttacataaaattGTTGGGAagtatgccctaaagtctcgtagttaatatgttctttgaaataatggttgattattttatatatgcaattatccattaaagaaagatgTTTATTTATGCTGAATATGGTGCCTTTATCACCATAAGAGATATTCAATTTCTTTAGACTTTATTACTAAGTAATTAATAGAGTATGAATAATTTTCACTGATAAGacatgttttcaaaagttgtttgaaaatatgttcaaTTTTAAATGAATACATTTTTCTGTATGTTAATAGTTAACACATTTGAATACTATATTGAGAGTGAGTAAGGATTAATGAATCCAAAAAGATATTATTTCTCCTACAAGCTACTTATTTTTTGGCATTTAAATGACAGTTATGGGTAATTCTTTAAGAATTAAAGTTAAATTACTACTACCTGTCACAGGTCATGCTTTTCATACAAGAGTGTCATtaaaccttattagataaggCTACCTAGCTAAAGAATCTGTTGGGCTTACGCATTTTGACCGAGGTGGTATAGTGATTGAAAGAGTAAGTTTGACTTcataaataaatcattaatataattgatgagtatttatgaataaaagTATCTTAATCTAATGGAACTTGTCTTATCTTCTTTGAAATGTTCGAATAAAATTAGACTAAAGTTTAGTCACTTAGGCAAATCTATTGTGACATTATGATCAGATCATAATGATTAGTACAAAAAATTTTAATGTATTATACATAATTGAtagagatgaaatattttcaACTGAGATTATACCTTGTTTTTGTGAGAAATTTTAATGTACTATGCCTAATCTCAATCGAGATTTGTGTTTTTGCACCGAGATTATCTAAACGCTCACGCAAATCACACTTTTTGGGCCAACAACGTGCATATTAGAAACCCAAACATCTTTAATAAAGAAAAGAGTGAGATATATACCTTGTTTTTGTGATTTTgtgcaaagagatgtgttgaAAGAGAAGGAAGCCCCAAAATGTGAGAGTGGGGATATTTTGAgaccataaacttgttgagccAGCCAAAGTGTGGGTTCCTAAAACATTTAtttaacaataataaaattaatataataattgagGGCATAAACGTAAAATCAACTTTTTATCGACGAATCTAGACGAGTGattgattcaaattttcatatttttaactCAATCTCAGTCTTGATGTAGGCCTGGAAGCACTGGGATAGACTATTTAAACAAGTTTCTCAAAACGACAAAAATATTTCAAGGCTATTTCTGATAATTTTCCTTTcaagtttgtaataaatatcatgaatatttggtatttaacatttgaattttatgagattttaataattattagtCATGTGCTATAggtaaatttaagtattttaaattaataaagaaaaaaataacccGACAACCTTGCCGTTGGAGAGCCTAATTGAATCTTTTGGGTAGCCAACCTGATAACCCAAATTTTCtagttggttaaaaaaaaaaaaaaaaaaaactcaattcaACTTGTGTATACCCGTTCTTAAAAATAGCATACAATACttcattaatttgttttttcctTTGAGTACAATTAGAATTAGAGCTAAGGTTTGTGGTCGCTCATATATACAAATGTTTGTTGATGCTCCCTAATTTTgttaaatcataattatatcCCGATGTTAGTATCTTTTTTCGCTTTATCCTCAAACTATTTGgctctatacttttaattttataattatttaatctcTTCTTTACAAACTTCATCAAAGCTATCATAATACGACCTATTGTTTGTAGTTCGAAGATGTCGATTCTAATTAGTCTATCGATTATAATACTTTCACAATaatgattaaattgttacaaatttaaaacatataggccaaattgttatatattaaagtatgtaaacaaaattgttacacacttaagtaaataaataaataagcatAGATTAAATTTTAGAGagcattttttccttttttttcaacAAACGGTTGAGTACTTGGTCCACTAGGCTTTATTTAGAATGGTCTATAGCCCTATATTATTAAAGATTCAAGATTGTATCCTCTAGCAATGTGGAACAAACCTTGGAAGCTGATTTTCGAATAGGCTGAACCGAATTTAACTTAACATTTCCCCCAGCCTAAGAAAATGTTTACTAGAAACTAATGAGATCTGAAGAGAACTTCATGTACAAAATGATAAATCTTATGTACCAGAGAGATCAGAATCCAAAATATACAATCTACTAATAATGTCTTTAACATCATCAGCAATGGAAGTTAACTTCAGTGAAAATCCAAGTCCAAAgtgagtttctttttgtttctttttctttggctTCTCTTTCCTAATTTGCCTTGGAATACAGAAGTACCAGAGAATGGCCAAACCAGATCCTAACATTTAGAACTGAAATTTCAACCCATCTCCCAAGACTTACCTCctggaagaaaaggagagtaGAATGTCAAGACATCATTGAAAATGTACAAAACCGAGCTCGCTCCAAATGCAGTTTAAACAGTGTTTAATCTCCTCTGAACCATTTCCTGCATCAATCTTTTGGCGGTTTCAGCTGCTTGGCCTATGCCATCGACTTCTGCAGCAATTTTGTAAACAATTCTCTCCAGATCTGCGGAGCTCATTCTCTTTTCCTGAGGAGAATCTCTGAGCAAATCCAGAAGCCTGCGAGCTCTCTCTTGAGCTTCAGTTGTGCCCTCTACCGTGAGTCTCAAGAGGCCAGGGATTGCACCTTCTTTCAAAATGGGTTCACGGTATGTCGCTCGGCAACTCTGACACATGGAAAGCAAAACTCCCACGGCATGCTCGGTGCTCACAAGAGATCCATCTTCAACTGTTTGTACCAAAGTTAGTATTCCACCATCCGAATTGGAGATTGCAATTCGCCCTTCTTCAGAGTTGGAAATGATCTGAAGAAGAGACGTAGTTTTTTCGGCAAACTTTGAATGTTTCTTGCAGTCTTTGAGGAGATCAATTAGAGGGGCAACTGCTCTAGGATCAAGCATCATAGAGCTATTCTCGCTTTCAGTGCAGGAAGATAAATAATATAGAGCTGTCACTGCATCAACTTTAGCTTGAACACTTCCAGAAATGAGAATCTGAACCAAAAGGGATGTTGCACCAGCAGACAAGATGACCGGTTTATTTGACTTAGCAGCTGACAAGGTCAGGATTGCTGCAGTGGCTAATTCCCTCAAACTAAGGTTTTGGAATTTGAGCAGCTCTAGAAGCGGGGGAATGGCACCAGCAGCAACTATTTTAATCTTGTTCCTGATAATAAAGAAATAATAGGAACAATTTGAGAGAATTGGAATTGTAGGTTCAGTTGTAAAATGTCATTAAACTGAGACTAAGAAGAGGATCAGCTTATGACCTATAATCCATAAAACTGCATATTCAAATAACATGTCAGGCAACAGTTAAATCTATAAAATGTAGACGATAGAAAACTGGACGAAACCTGCACCACTAAATCTAATATAATGTAGCTACTAAAATCGAACTAAACAAAAACTTAACTCTAAACAAGCACATCCTCATACAAATCCGAGTATAGCTTAGTGGATAAAATAGCCACTACCATTCTAAAGATCAACAGTTCAATCCCAGTAATTGTTAAACTCAAACAGAAACATGCTCGTCCTAGCCAGAAGTCATATTCAAGATAATGATCTACAAAAATAACCACGTTCCTAACTTACAtcgacttagaaataagtttaacAAGCAAGCGAACAGTCTACTGATCTTTCCAATTAGACTACTAAATCCAGAATACAAAAATGAGGTAGAAAGAATGGCAATCTAAAATCAAAACCAAGCTCGCTGCATACTGCATCTATTTGAAAATCGTCAGTATCAGAGTATAAATCAAGTTTGTGGTGTGAGACCTTGATTTTATACTAGTAAATCGATTTCTGCAAAAGGGCATGACTGAAGAGTCGAGTGAAAGGATTTTGAATTCGCAAATTGGCTAGGTTTTCAATAGAGTGCAATTTCCCAGTCCCAAACTGAGATAATTCTCCTAACACCAGCAAAATTTCAATATCATGATCTTCATGGGCACCCCACATTACGGAAAAAACAGAGATTAACAACAAGGCAGGCAGGCAGGTGGAAATCATGAATGAGTAGGAAGAAATGGACAAACCGTTCATTGCGGGAAGCGAGATTGAGGAGGGCAAGAAGAGAGGCTTCACGGGCATCAAGATTGGGGGAGAGAAGCATGCAAACAAGGGGCTGAATGAGACTGGAAGCTCCAAGGTTAGAGCGGGACTTGGGGGAAGACTTCCGAGCGAGCTTCCTCAAATCTTTGGCAGCTTCGATTCGGGAATGGAGGTCGCCATGGATGAGCCTCTGAGAAAGGTGGAAGATGAGAAGTTGCTTCCTGTGATTGGAGGTCTCTGAATCCGTCTCCAATGCTCCAATCCCATCTTCTTGCTCTTCTCTTCCCTCTTCTTGCTTCATCCCTCTTCCCACGCCTCCCTCTCTCGAACTCTCTCccttattatatttttttttttttttttataatttataataacaTTCTTTTCCTTCCAAACCAATTACCAAtttctgttttattttatttttatttgtgcTGTCATCTCAtctttctaaaacaaaaatattgttGTGAATCGTGCGGATGTTATTTCTTATTATGTTAATTGTATTTTATTCACGTAAATTTTGTCACTCCTTGCGCTGGTTTGAGTTGTTTTCGTgctctatcttcttcttctaatccTCAACTCTATGAATCCTGTTGGTATTTTTGTTTTCCTCAATGGAAGATTATGGTTGGTGGATAGTTGGTTTAATaaacttttcttaaaaaaagaaaaaaaaaaaaggaaaatgtgtttttagattttgatcCCGTTTCTATTTggttcctaaatttttaaatatttcgcCTTCTAAGTTTTTAAATATTCCACCTTTtaagtttttagttttgtttcaatttagttacacttgaatttgagttttcttcCAATTTGATAGTTTCAAGAGTTTACATTTTCTAATctcaatattttcattaaatgtTCACTTTCAATCATCaatatcaatttctattaattaattaaaatacttatgagtgaaattttaaatttaaattttaagtgataaaaaataatgaaacttaattaattatgacttttttttaatgatttttaattattaacataaattaacacCAAGGACGGAAAATAAGTATTTAGTGAATaatcaatataaaaaaatgtaaatcttgaaacataaggaccaaattgaagcaaaaatCAAATGTCAATAGTAAagttataacattttgaaacctaagactaaatagaaactagactcaAAATCTAGAGACCAAAAAGTtagttttttccaaaataaataaataaataaataagtgtgtTTTTTTTGTAGgcaatcaattttaaaaagaatggaTTCGATGAAATAAACTAAgatgtatttcatattttcagaCGTGTGTTTTGTGATAGAtttagaaatttgattttaataatttaaacagttatttaaaatgtgtttgatactaTGTTTATAAATCATAAACCTAGTcactaaatattatttaatttatctccactttaaaattaaaattcaaaatcatgaTGCAGTAAAAGTATAgaaatgttgttttcaaaagTTACACTATTTGGATCACGTAATCCAAAAActgttttcaaaaacaaaatttggattTCGACCAAACTcgtattttctaaatttatgaatttgaaaacataaaacaaaatcctAATGGTCAACCACTAActctaaaaaatttcaaaatgagcCTAATTCATTAGAGAATTGATATCCTATCTCTGTgatgtattaaaaaaaagttttaagttTAGTTTTCAAGACTTAATGATtgattaaaaagttaaaaagattcaaatctcatccacttgaactaaaaagaCATTCATCCTACAGTTTTGAATACAATGTTATGTAGATAagtcattttaaattttgatgattTAATTTCCATCTGGATAGTTAAACTTGAGAAACAAATCTGTGtgatgtaacattttgaaagaaGATTTAGATTAATTGAAAACATATAGCAAATATtaagattaattatttttttttatatatataatttgtataATACGAGAAATATGAATACCATTTAAACTATGCT from Benincasa hispida cultivar B227 chromosome 10, ASM972705v1, whole genome shotgun sequence carries:
- the LOC120088342 gene encoding U-box domain-containing protein 45, with protein sequence MKQEEGREEQEDGIGALETDSETSNHRKQLLIFHLSQRLIHGDLHSRIEAAKDLRKLARKSSPKSRSNLGASSLIQPLVCMLLSPNLDAREASLLALLNLASRNERNKIKIVAAGAIPPLLELLKFQNLSLRELATAAILTLSAAKSNKPVILSAGATSLLVQILISGSVQAKVDAVTALYYLSSCTESENSSMMLDPRAVAPLIDLLKDCKKHSKFAEKTTSLLQIISNSEEGRIAISNSDGGILTLVQTVEDGSLVSTEHAVGVLLSMCQSCRATYREPILKEGAIPGLLRLTVEGTTEAQERARRLLDLLRDSPQEKRMSSADLERIVYKIAAEVDGIGQAAETAKRLMQEMVQRRLNTV